A section of the Paenibacillus odorifer genome encodes:
- a CDS encoding IucA/IucC family C-terminal-domain containing protein has product MDNYLSSATWKQMAEEYRLWVGEPPEGNVRTIALSQLHEEAACREYVSWLKGYIGAPDMQVAASMLAKRIGYLWIAPMLTAMTLHNREVSIPLENCFLYHPASPAFKGDTRFPFLALNGLRATAAPEDREAWREEIVEEIFAVRLAPMLHTLAAIGPVSMAVLWENIMVRVAPLYSPGTGEFGQERQRMQADFAFLTRIAPGQLFGARRNPFTRFTENNDLAPVAKNKRITCCFYYRMSAEYCGKCPKIDNENESQLK; this is encoded by the coding sequence ATGGACAACTATCTGTCGTCTGCCACCTGGAAGCAAATGGCGGAGGAATACCGTCTGTGGGTAGGTGAACCGCCTGAAGGCAACGTTCGTACAATTGCCCTTAGCCAGTTGCACGAAGAAGCTGCATGCCGCGAATATGTAAGCTGGCTTAAAGGTTATATCGGTGCGCCTGATATGCAGGTTGCCGCTTCCATGCTGGCCAAGCGGATCGGTTATCTGTGGATCGCGCCGATGCTGACCGCTATGACCCTTCATAACCGGGAAGTCTCCATCCCGCTGGAGAACTGCTTCCTCTATCATCCGGCTTCCCCAGCTTTTAAAGGGGATACGCGTTTTCCTTTCCTTGCGCTGAACGGGCTTCGAGCGACGGCGGCACCCGAAGACAGGGAAGCCTGGCGAGAAGAGATCGTAGAGGAAATTTTCGCGGTACGTCTTGCGCCGATGCTGCACACGCTTGCTGCAATTGGTCCCGTCTCCATGGCAGTACTTTGGGAGAATATTATGGTACGCGTTGCCCCATTGTATTCTCCTGGAACAGGTGAATTTGGGCAAGAGAGGCAACGAATGCAAGCCGATTTTGCCTTCCTGACCCGGATAGCTCCCGGACAATTGTTCGGCGCAAGACGCAATCCGTTTACCCGGTTCACAGAGAACAATGACCTGGCTCCGGTTGCAAAAAACAAGCGTATCACCTGCTGTTTTTATTACAGGATGTCGGCGGAATATTGCGGAAAATGTCCGAAAATTGACAATGAGAATGAATCTCAATTAAAATGA
- a CDS encoding helix-turn-helix domain-containing protein, with protein MPLKEQASLWSDTTIKMLDVRSGTLPPGGVMSETGLTANVLLLAGGGEGRLVMNGEICHIQAYFACHAVKGSAFTLTAGSESIHYTVIMYKAFPMLGAAHVLFPQRNHPLRTSFVHRPVLQAELHQTAEQIEAKWSRGEGLERFHANALLQGMLYELIMEYECGQKGTEADMVDVVAAYIAGHYGQELELKELAALAGCSTRQLQRRFKQEKLLGPMEYVIQLRMESAERMLRHTDAPIGEIAEKTGYRDMYYFSRAFKKYHGVPPQIYRRTAASGIGALSAYSGLPDRLASSYESLQGPVICHMRGEYCVTASPRRIAVLDVQYADHLLALGISPAGSVGTGSAALKFPQYIRERLKTTEMLGTYEYPDLQAVERLRPDLIVCTEVHAQHYERLNRIAPTLMFQRNESWQTILSLFGELTDKRTEVERIIADYLRRTALLSEQLATALAGQSVALIRPRESLVRVHTASHRTGAVLYRDLGLPAPLFVADTSDTAYHITVDRLPAVHASHYFLLSNEMMQEGVSATEQSVRGMLDSDERPYIYPVDAATWIGCYGPTGINYIVDQVARTLLA; from the coding sequence ATGCCGCTGAAAGAACAGGCAAGTTTATGGAGTGATACAACGATCAAGATGCTTGATGTGCGCAGCGGTACTTTGCCACCCGGCGGCGTTATGAGCGAAACCGGATTAACAGCCAATGTGTTGCTGCTGGCAGGCGGCGGGGAAGGTAGGCTTGTGATGAATGGCGAAATTTGTCATATCCAGGCCTATTTCGCTTGTCACGCAGTCAAGGGATCAGCATTTACTTTGACTGCTGGATCAGAATCCATTCATTATACCGTTATTATGTACAAGGCTTTTCCAATGTTGGGGGCTGCCCATGTTCTGTTTCCGCAGCGTAATCACCCGTTACGCACATCATTTGTTCACCGTCCCGTGCTCCAGGCTGAACTGCATCAGACTGCGGAACAAATCGAAGCCAAATGGAGCCGGGGCGAAGGGCTGGAGCGTTTCCATGCGAATGCGCTACTGCAAGGAATGCTTTACGAGCTTATTATGGAGTATGAATGTGGTCAGAAAGGCACAGAGGCGGATATGGTGGATGTTGTCGCTGCCTATATAGCGGGGCATTATGGTCAGGAGCTGGAGCTTAAGGAGCTGGCAGCGCTTGCCGGATGCAGTACAAGACAGTTACAGCGGCGATTCAAACAGGAGAAGTTACTAGGACCGATGGAATATGTAATCCAGCTGCGGATGGAGAGTGCCGAGCGGATGTTGCGTCATACGGATGCTCCCATCGGCGAAATTGCAGAAAAAACGGGCTATCGCGACATGTATTACTTTAGCAGGGCATTTAAGAAATATCATGGAGTTCCCCCGCAGATCTACAGGCGCACTGCCGCTTCAGGGATCGGTGCTCTCTCAGCATATTCTGGGCTGCCGGATCGCCTGGCCTCATCGTACGAGTCGCTGCAAGGCCCGGTAATTTGTCATATGCGAGGCGAATATTGCGTCACCGCTTCTCCGAGGCGTATCGCCGTACTCGACGTTCAATATGCAGACCATTTGCTTGCGCTTGGGATATCTCCGGCAGGGAGTGTAGGAACGGGCAGTGCAGCGTTAAAATTCCCCCAATATATCAGGGAAAGGCTTAAGACAACGGAAATGCTCGGAACTTATGAGTACCCGGACCTGCAAGCTGTCGAACGGCTGCGGCCGGATTTGATTGTCTGTACTGAGGTGCATGCCCAGCATTATGAACGGTTAAACCGGATTGCGCCAACCCTAATGTTTCAACGGAATGAGAGCTGGCAGACGATTTTGAGCCTGTTCGGTGAATTGACGGACAAGCGGACAGAGGTGGAGCGTATTATTGCGGATTACCTGCGCCGAACAGCATTGCTGTCTGAGCAGCTTGCAACGGCGCTGGCGGGTCAGAGCGTGGCCTTGATCCGTCCGCGTGAGTCGCTGGTACGGGTACATACTGCCTCCCATCGCACAGGTGCCGTGCTGTACCGTGATCTTGGTCTGCCTGCTCCGCTATTTGTCGCAGACACTTCCGACACGGCTTATCATATTACAGTTGATAGACTGCCAGCTGTGCATGCCAGCCATTATTTTTTACTTAGTAACGAGATGATGCAGGAGGGGGTATCTGCGACAGAGCAAAGCGTCCGAGGGATGTTGGATTCCGATGAGCGGCCGTATATATACCCGGTAGATGCCGCTACATGGATCGGCTGCTACGGACCGACAGGTATTAATTACATTGTGGATCAGGTAGCCCGTACCTTGCTGGCCTGA
- a CDS encoding PHP domain-containing protein, which produces MMNIDLHTHGKLSKKSTFSPEYFAEMMFEAKANGLQAIALTEHFNTSNFFAMYDALDQTYPYNGHYYDVNGLKLFPGMEVDIAETGHILLIGLKENVLAVRALLDEHTQEGNFIPFKQLLDMADEHNLWKIGAHPFRTSTPLHQLDPALLQRLDAFDFNAKDIYMQGVETYKNLITPFAEKLGVPVIAGSDSHQCLQYGSVVNRLQDSCSTVEELKEAIKQGNYVIEVSPCLHTKVKASVMMKKLLKQLIGEAPSRDEAELGYMA; this is translated from the coding sequence ATGATGAATATTGATCTGCATACCCATGGTAAATTATCTAAGAAATCTACGTTTTCCCCCGAATATTTTGCGGAGATGATGTTCGAAGCCAAGGCAAATGGATTACAGGCTATAGCATTGACCGAGCATTTTAATACTTCTAATTTCTTTGCGATGTATGATGCGCTGGATCAGACTTATCCCTATAACGGGCATTATTACGATGTGAACGGACTTAAACTGTTTCCAGGCATGGAAGTGGATATCGCGGAGACAGGTCATATCCTGTTGATCGGACTAAAGGAGAATGTTCTAGCTGTCCGCGCTTTACTAGATGAGCATACACAGGAGGGGAATTTCATACCTTTTAAGCAGTTGCTTGATATGGCCGACGAACATAATCTTTGGAAAATCGGAGCCCACCCCTTCCGAACTTCTACGCCTTTACATCAACTGGATCCGGCATTGCTTCAGCGATTAGACGCTTTTGATTTCAACGCTAAGGATATTTACATGCAGGGGGTGGAGACTTATAAAAACTTGATCACGCCGTTTGCTGAGAAGCTGGGTGTGCCTGTGATTGCTGGCAGTGACAGTCATCAGTGTTTGCAGTATGGCAGTGTTGTGAATCGTCTGCAAGACTCCTGCTCAACTGTGGAAGAATTGAAGGAAGCTATCAAACAAGGAAACTATGTAATAGAGGTTTCTCCGTGTCTTCATACCAAAGTAAAAGCTTCGGTAATGATGAAAAAACTATTGAAGCAGTTAATTGGCGAAGCCCCCTCCAGAGATGAAGCGGAGTTAGGATATATGGCGTAG
- a CDS encoding MurR/RpiR family transcriptional regulator, whose amino-acid sequence MYKDWNHRAFSPNQRIIADFIQKNEQRVVYMTEQEMADELHLSIASVSRFWKAAGYKHAKDFKNRLRFRFESTPSVKMRDAMQRSDDTSLPQLLLDNCSHHLQETRRYLSDDVLKRAVDAISTARIIYVYSPGPCAGLAELMIYRMARFGLQMKKMAPSGHELLETLMHADKQDVLLVFGFVQILPEIEVILNHAREVNYQVILITDRLVYPRSQDADIVLYAGRGEVWEFHSMVGPTYIIENLILGVGLANRDSSLSKLDKLQQLRAQYGGKLPRS is encoded by the coding sequence TTGTATAAAGATTGGAACCATCGCGCTTTTTCGCCTAATCAACGGATAATTGCCGACTTTATTCAGAAAAATGAGCAACGTGTGGTCTATATGACCGAACAAGAAATGGCAGACGAGCTGCATTTGAGCATTGCCTCCGTTTCACGGTTCTGGAAAGCTGCGGGGTATAAACATGCCAAAGATTTTAAAAACCGGCTCCGTTTCCGCTTTGAATCCACACCTTCTGTAAAAATGCGTGATGCCATGCAGCGATCAGACGATACCTCACTCCCTCAACTGCTGCTGGACAATTGTTCACATCATTTGCAAGAAACACGCCGCTATTTAAGTGACGATGTACTAAAGCGTGCAGTAGATGCAATATCAACAGCTCGGATTATTTATGTATACAGCCCTGGCCCTTGCGCCGGATTAGCAGAGCTAATGATCTATCGAATGGCGCGTTTTGGTCTTCAAATGAAAAAAATGGCCCCCAGCGGCCATGAGCTGCTAGAGACCTTAATGCATGCTGACAAACAAGATGTCTTGCTTGTCTTTGGATTTGTGCAAATACTGCCTGAGATTGAAGTCATACTGAACCATGCACGTGAAGTAAATTACCAGGTCATCCTGATCACAGATAGACTCGTCTACCCGCGATCGCAAGATGCAGATATCGTGCTTTATGCCGGGAGAGGTGAGGTTTGGGAGTTCCACTCCATGGTTGGCCCCACCTATATTATTGAGAATCTGATCCTTGGAGTGGGATTAGCGAACAGGGACAGTAGTCTAAGCAAGCTGGATAAATTGCAGCAATTGCGCGCGCAGTATGGGGGGAAGCTCCCGCGGAGTTAG
- a CDS encoding ABC transporter substrate-binding protein produces MKRTKKRQATGRKVDAAQKAGLLMIWMMALVLVLTACGTGGGANAGTAALPSASAEPSPTSETQAQTAAFPVTISHMKGEYTLTEKPKVIAALDVKFVDQLLAIGEHPAGSVVAGAKDAKFPEYLSEQLGDVKVLGTRDEPNLEAIVAMNPDLILMTDFQEQVYDSVSKIAPTIVLDFYEDWRDTSATIGMITGKQAEAKVVRQAYEDKIVGLREQLSAKLGDETVALIRPRPEGIRVHGPEHRTGSILYEDLGLNIPAFVQEIKDDTSVEISMETIADIGADHYFLLSDELFAKEAEAMANSPVWKSHDAVKNNRVYNVNSTLWIAYYGPIALNIIVDQTAEALLGSH; encoded by the coding sequence ATGAAAAGAACAAAGAAGAGGCAAGCAACCGGTAGAAAGGTAGATGCTGCCCAAAAAGCAGGACTATTAATGATATGGATGATGGCGCTGGTACTTGTGCTAACGGCTTGCGGTACTGGAGGGGGTGCAAATGCGGGCACTGCCGCACTGCCATCTGCTTCAGCCGAGCCGTCACCTACATCTGAGACACAGGCTCAGACTGCAGCCTTCCCGGTTACCATCTCGCATATGAAGGGCGAATATACGCTGACTGAGAAGCCGAAGGTCATCGCCGCGCTTGATGTGAAATTCGTCGATCAATTGTTAGCGATAGGCGAGCATCCGGCAGGCAGCGTTGTAGCTGGAGCGAAAGATGCAAAGTTTCCAGAATATTTAAGTGAACAATTGGGTGATGTGAAGGTCCTGGGCACACGCGATGAGCCCAATCTTGAAGCTATTGTAGCGATGAATCCGGATCTTATATTGATGACCGATTTTCAGGAGCAGGTGTATGACAGCGTCAGTAAAATTGCGCCCACAATAGTACTCGACTTCTATGAAGATTGGCGGGATACATCGGCTACCATCGGTATGATAACGGGCAAGCAGGCGGAGGCGAAGGTAGTGCGTCAAGCCTACGAGGACAAAATCGTCGGACTGCGGGAGCAGCTGTCGGCGAAGCTGGGCGACGAAACGGTAGCTCTGATTCGCCCAAGACCGGAAGGTATTCGCGTACACGGTCCCGAACATCGGACCGGAAGCATTCTTTATGAGGATTTGGGATTGAATATCCCTGCATTCGTTCAGGAGATCAAAGATGATACCTCCGTTGAAATTTCGATGGAGACCATCGCTGATATTGGAGCAGATCACTATTTCCTGTTATCGGATGAATTGTTTGCCAAAGAGGCAGAGGCAATGGCGAACAGTCCGGTCTGGAAATCTCATGATGCCGTTAAAAATAACCGCGTATACAATGTGAATTCAACGCTCTGGATCGCTTATTATGGGCCAATTGCCCTCAATATTATTGTAGATCAAACCGCGGAAGCGCTGTTGGGATCGCATTAA
- a CDS encoding helix-turn-helix domain-containing protein, protein MSRQRSMENIMASEYVSIGELVRITNARYSTLKHYTEEGMLPFEQAEENLTRRYKREETVARILWIKEMKANGLSIPQIKEALGMN, encoded by the coding sequence ATGTCTAGACAACGATCCATGGAGAATATTATGGCGTCAGAATATGTATCGATAGGGGAATTAGTAAGAATCACAAATGCTCGTTATAGTACACTCAAACATTACACAGAAGAAGGCATGCTGCCCTTTGAACAGGCAGAGGAGAACTTAACACGCAGATATAAAAGAGAAGAAACCGTCGCGCGCATTCTTTGGATCAAAGAAATGAAAGCAAACGGTTTATCTATCCCACAAATTAAAGAAGCTTTAGGAATGAATTAA
- a CDS encoding glycosyl hydrolase, translating into MKNLLKKAITMMLAFTLLLGLMTAPPVHADNALFTIESENAQLTSDLQVTTQIYGQPKPGYSGSGFVWMQNSGTISFTVTVPETGMYTISTRYMQELSADGRLQSLAVNGVTKGSYMLPYTTTWSNFDFGYHKLNQGSNTIQLKAGWGFAYFDTFTVDYADLDPLDVQPVLSDTQATPETQLLMNYLTEVYGNHMISGQQEIYGGGNDGNSELEFDWIHNLTGKYPAIRGFDLMNYNPLYGWEDGTTARMIDWVNNRGGIATNSWHITVPRDFTAYQLGEFVDWKKATYKPTETNFNTANAVVPGTKEYQYVQLAIGDLAEQLQILQNNNVPVIFRPFHEAEGNGGLNGEGAWFWWASAGSEVYKQLWDLLYTELTETYGLHNLIWTYNSYVYSTSPAWYPGDDQVDIVGYDKYNTIYNRYDGLSGVPNEDAITSIFYQLVDLTGGTKMVAMTENDTVPSVQNLTEEKSGWLYFLPWYGEHLMSSAFNYPATLTTLYQSNYVITLDELPDLKVNNPIPSASITPANVEFDKNASNQNDKAITVNSNGNTLTALRAGANTLIETQDYTLSGNTLLLKKAFLATLPVGEHSIIFDFNKGQDPVLKVKIVDSTPSASIAPVSAAFDKAANLAQDISVALTLNGHQLASITNGNSTLLESQDYTASSVAVVLKKSYLSTLPLGQNTLTFHFNGGNNAVLTVNVADSSVPVPTGDLTVQAFNGNTSASTNGISPKIKVVNTGDSAIQLSDVKVRYYYTIDGEKDQSFWIDWASIGNANVTGNFVKLATPVASADYVLEIGFTSSAGTLNPGQSAEIQTRFSKTDWSNYNQANDYSFKASSSQFINNEQVTGYMNGQLVWGIEP; encoded by the coding sequence ATGAAAAATTTGCTCAAGAAGGCAATCACAATGATGCTGGCATTTACTCTGCTACTTGGATTGATGACAGCGCCGCCCGTTCATGCAGACAACGCACTTTTCACAATTGAAAGCGAAAACGCTCAGCTCACCTCCGATCTTCAAGTGACGACCCAAATTTACGGACAGCCCAAACCCGGATACTCTGGAAGCGGATTTGTCTGGATGCAGAATTCCGGTACAATTTCCTTCACAGTGACTGTCCCAGAAACCGGCATGTATACGATCTCCACACGTTATATGCAGGAGCTCAGTGCTGACGGCAGGCTTCAATCTTTAGCCGTTAACGGCGTTACGAAGGGGTCGTATATGTTGCCCTATACGACCACATGGTCGAATTTCGATTTTGGCTATCACAAGCTGAATCAAGGCAGCAACACCATTCAACTGAAGGCTGGCTGGGGTTTCGCTTATTTTGATACCTTCACTGTGGATTATGCCGATCTTGATCCCCTGGATGTGCAACCTGTCCTCAGCGATACTCAAGCGACTCCGGAAACTCAGCTTCTGATGAATTATTTAACGGAGGTTTACGGCAATCATATGATCTCCGGCCAGCAGGAGATTTACGGAGGCGGAAATGACGGCAATTCCGAGCTGGAGTTTGATTGGATTCACAATTTAACGGGAAAGTATCCGGCGATCCGCGGATTTGATCTGATGAATTACAATCCGCTTTACGGATGGGAGGATGGTACGACCGCCCGGATGATCGATTGGGTGAATAACCGGGGCGGGATCGCGACAAACAGCTGGCATATCACTGTGCCCCGAGATTTCACCGCCTATCAGCTCGGGGAATTTGTAGATTGGAAGAAAGCCACCTACAAGCCGACAGAAACCAATTTTAATACAGCCAATGCGGTAGTTCCAGGTACGAAAGAATACCAATATGTACAACTGGCCATTGGGGATTTGGCGGAGCAACTGCAGATTCTGCAAAATAACAATGTGCCGGTTATCTTCAGACCCTTCCATGAGGCGGAGGGCAACGGTGGATTGAATGGAGAAGGTGCATGGTTCTGGTGGGCTTCGGCAGGCTCGGAGGTGTACAAGCAGTTGTGGGACCTGCTCTATACTGAACTTACAGAAACGTACGGTCTGCACAATTTGATCTGGACCTACAACAGCTACGTGTACAGCACTTCTCCCGCATGGTATCCCGGCGATGATCAGGTGGATATTGTAGGCTATGATAAATACAACACGATCTATAACCGCTATGACGGTTTGTCTGGTGTGCCCAATGAGGACGCGATTACCTCGATTTTCTATCAGCTTGTTGATTTAACCGGCGGTACGAAAATGGTAGCCATGACGGAGAACGACACCGTTCCAAGCGTTCAAAATCTGACAGAGGAAAAATCGGGCTGGCTCTATTTCTTACCGTGGTATGGTGAGCATCTCATGAGTTCCGCCTTTAATTATCCGGCCACCTTAACAACGCTGTACCAAAGCAATTATGTAATCACGCTCGATGAGCTGCCTGATTTGAAGGTTAACAATCCAATTCCAAGTGCGTCTATCACACCTGCAAACGTCGAATTTGATAAAAATGCCTCCAATCAGAATGACAAAGCCATCACCGTGAATTCAAACGGCAATACGTTAACCGCTCTCCGGGCAGGCGCAAATACATTAATAGAGACTCAAGATTATACCTTGAGTGGAAATACGCTGCTGCTCAAAAAAGCATTTCTGGCGACACTGCCGGTTGGCGAGCATTCGATCATCTTTGATTTTAATAAAGGACAAGATCCCGTGTTAAAAGTGAAAATTGTCGATTCCACGCCAAGCGCATCCATTGCGCCCGTGAGCGCTGCATTTGATAAAGCGGCGAATCTAGCCCAGGATATTTCCGTAGCCCTTACCTTAAATGGACACCAGCTTGCAAGTATCACAAATGGAAATTCCACACTTTTAGAGAGTCAGGATTATACGGCATCAAGCGTTGCTGTTGTTCTGAAAAAATCCTATCTTTCCACGCTGCCGCTGGGACAGAATACCCTAACCTTTCATTTTAATGGAGGAAATAATGCTGTTCTTACAGTGAACGTAGCGGATAGCAGTGTTCCAGTACCCACTGGAGATTTGACGGTCCAAGCTTTTAATGGCAACACAAGTGCTTCCACCAACGGGATTTCACCCAAAATCAAAGTTGTCAATACCGGTGATTCAGCGATTCAACTAAGTGATGTGAAGGTCCGGTATTACTATACGATTGATGGCGAGAAAGATCAGAGTTTCTGGATCGACTGGGCCAGCATCGGAAATGCGAATGTAACCGGCAATTTCGTTAAGCTGGCGACTCCTGTTGCCAGTGCCGATTATGTTTTGGAAATTGGTTTCACGAGTTCGGCTGGAACACTTAATCCAGGTCAGAGCGCAGAAATTCAAACCCGTTTCTCCAAAACCGACTGGTCCAATTACAACCAGGCTAATGATTATTCGTTCAAGGCATCCAGCAGTCAGTTCATCAACAATGAACAGGTCACCGGGTATATGAATGGTCAGCTTGTGTGGGGGATTGAGCCGTAA
- a CDS encoding ABC transporter ATP-binding protein: MNKINFTYPGAEQPVLQDVDLRLGEGDFIAIIGSNGSGKSTLCKCFNGLIPHYYTGDFSGEVTVCGQSADGKSVAELSKRIGYVYQDFENQLVRPTVLDDVSFTPLNYGFTDYKERGERALALTGLSDLRHEFIWQLSGGQKHLLALAGALAMDPEILVIDEPVAQLDPQHARHIYDILQRLNEEHGKTIVVIEHHAEFIADYCKNVVLMDQGKMRWQKPVREALSSVEELLELGIYPPDVTRAAWLLQPDDQNTKLLPLNAEEGSTRMILRQDANVETLPIGRIQEQLPKAAKEESSIVQLENVHLSYRTIHKVLHPVLNGIQLELRQGESIALIGNNGAGKSSLMKLIAGIVRPTAGTVKVKDMTVNGLPPERLSGTVAYVFQNPEEMFIEDSVRKEIAYYLKARKLPDTDERVDEMLKAFRLSELAERDARLLSGGQQRRVSLAIGAAVKPAIMLLDEPTANLDISTKQEMVHVLETLRNHVKTVVIATHDMQLVAEWASRIIVMHQGRIIADGTKDEIFADGLLLRRAGLAQTQLMELSRMLGLPRICSSLEEFVSLVEKKEVAAIHGSR; the protein is encoded by the coding sequence TTGAACAAAATTAACTTTACGTATCCGGGAGCTGAACAACCAGTACTGCAAGACGTAGACTTACGACTGGGAGAAGGAGATTTTATTGCGATCATCGGCAGTAATGGCTCCGGGAAATCTACTCTCTGCAAATGCTTTAACGGCTTAATTCCTCATTATTACACTGGTGATTTCAGTGGAGAGGTGACAGTTTGCGGCCAATCTGCGGATGGAAAAAGTGTAGCAGAGCTGTCCAAACGTATCGGTTATGTTTATCAGGATTTCGAGAATCAATTGGTAAGGCCGACGGTGCTTGATGATGTGTCTTTTACACCTCTGAATTATGGGTTTACGGATTACAAGGAACGGGGAGAGCGTGCGCTGGCGTTAACCGGACTTAGTGATTTGAGGCATGAATTTATTTGGCAGTTAAGTGGTGGGCAAAAACATCTGCTCGCTCTGGCCGGAGCCCTAGCTATGGATCCGGAAATTCTGGTGATCGACGAACCCGTAGCCCAGCTTGATCCGCAGCATGCCCGTCATATCTATGATATTTTGCAGCGTTTAAATGAGGAGCATGGAAAGACCATTGTAGTGATTGAGCATCATGCGGAATTCATTGCGGATTATTGTAAAAATGTTGTCCTGATGGATCAGGGTAAAATGCGCTGGCAGAAGCCTGTTCGTGAAGCTTTGTCATCTGTAGAAGAATTGCTAGAGCTGGGCATTTACCCACCGGATGTGACCCGGGCGGCTTGGCTGCTACAGCCTGATGATCAGAACACAAAGCTGCTTCCCTTAAATGCTGAGGAAGGCAGTACCCGCATGATTCTTCGTCAGGATGCTAATGTGGAGACACTTCCAATCGGACGAATTCAAGAGCAGCTCCCCAAAGCAGCAAAAGAAGAAAGTTCTATCGTTCAGCTGGAGAATGTTCACCTCTCTTACCGTACGATTCATAAGGTGCTGCATCCTGTACTGAATGGAATTCAGCTAGAACTGCGGCAGGGAGAGTCCATTGCTCTTATTGGCAACAACGGAGCAGGTAAATCTTCATTAATGAAGCTGATTGCTGGTATTGTCAGACCTACAGCTGGAACCGTAAAGGTTAAAGATATGACGGTGAACGGGTTGCCGCCTGAACGTCTCTCCGGTACGGTAGCTTACGTATTCCAGAATCCGGAGGAAATGTTTATCGAGGATTCTGTGCGTAAGGAAATCGCTTATTATCTGAAGGCGCGGAAATTACCAGATACGGATGAAAGAGTGGATGAGATGCTAAAGGCGTTTCGCTTAAGCGAGCTGGCTGAACGGGATGCCCGACTGCTAAGTGGCGGGCAGCAGCGCCGGGTATCCTTGGCGATTGGTGCCGCGGTTAAACCCGCCATCATGCTGCTTGATGAACCGACAGCTAATCTGGACATTTCGACCAAACAAGAAATGGTACATGTGCTGGAGACGCTTCGTAATCATGTGAAGACGGTAGTCATCGCAACTCATGATATGCAGCTTGTCGCTGAATGGGCCAGCAGAATAATTGTAATGCATCAAGGACGGATAATCGCGGATGGAACGAAGGATGAAATTTTCGCTGATGGGCTTCTTTTACGGCGTGCGGGTCTGGCTCAGACCCAATTGATGGAGCTAAGTCGTATGCTCGGTCTCCCAAGAATTTGCAGTAGCTTAGAAGAGTTTGTGAGTTTAGTGGAAAAGAAGGAGGTAGCTGCAATCCATGGAAGCCGTTAA
- a CDS encoding energy-coupling factor transporter transmembrane component T family protein — MEAVKRALDRISVEQIKLELLGTAYNSSSTFLGRLDPRTLLLWYLFFAIVPWFVHNRTILLGMFVLMVLTTVLSRVSPYIIFILCLGLISQIGWMFILSLFFGGGIESLLPMLTLTLKLSVISLASITVFSSLDPERLSDGLLSLGIPDTFAFSLSYGYRILPTLLEEFHQILLSFRLRGQRPLQHGIFYWRTITYYLRIVILAFYPLMLNTAKRSRTTIEALETRGFSYGLNNKKVKKIKLSYLKMKRSDWYFLSGSIAYVILIFCIGYLYPELVY, encoded by the coding sequence ATGGAAGCCGTTAAACGGGCACTTGACCGTATATCTGTAGAACAAATCAAATTGGAGTTACTCGGAACCGCATATAACAGCAGCAGCACTTTTCTGGGCAGGCTGGACCCGCGAACCCTGCTGCTCTGGTATCTCTTTTTTGCCATCGTGCCTTGGTTTGTACATAACCGGACAATCCTGTTAGGGATGTTCGTGCTTATGGTTTTAACGACCGTCCTCTCCCGGGTCAGCCCTTATATTATTTTTATATTATGTCTCGGCTTAATCAGCCAGATTGGCTGGATGTTTATATTGTCGCTCTTTTTCGGCGGGGGGATTGAATCCTTGCTGCCTATGCTGACACTGACGCTTAAGCTTTCGGTGATTTCGCTGGCGAGTATAACGGTTTTCTCTAGTCTTGATCCGGAACGACTTAGTGACGGCTTACTGTCTTTAGGAATCCCTGATACCTTTGCGTTCAGCTTATCTTATGGCTATCGTATTTTGCCTACTTTACTGGAGGAATTCCATCAGATTCTACTTTCCTTTAGATTGAGAGGGCAACGACCGCTTCAACATGGAATTTTCTATTGGCGAACAATAACGTATTATTTGCGAATCGTGATTCTGGCATTTTACCCGCTCATGTTGAACACAGCTAAACGTTCTCGAACAACGATTGAAGCTCTTGAGACTCGGGGATTTAGCTACGGGCTTAATAATAAGAAAGTGAAGAAGATCAAGTTATCTTATTTGAAAATGAAGCGGTCCGACTGGTACTTTTTATCCGGATCCATTGCTTATGTCATCTTGATATTCTGTATTGGTTATCTCTACCCTGAACTGGTGTATTAA